TAGCTGGCACCATTATTAATTGTCATTGAACAAGATCCCATGAACACCACGACAGAAAAAAAAGTACACATTACCGACCTCCATAACGACCATGAACTTTGGTTGAACAAATTGGCGTTCTGCAAAGAAGAGATCAGCATTTTGGAACACCGCATGGAAGAGATCGCGAAGCGGAACACCGGATATGAGGTCATGGCAGAGCTGGAGCACTTCCAGAACCAATACATCCGTCAACGTGAAGTGATCGATGAACTCAGACACGAACTGAAGCTCCATGAGAACGGGTTGGCGAAAGAGAGCATAGAGCATCCCATAGCGATCGACCATCGGCTTTTTACGGATCACACCACGCATCGCGGAGCTATGGAGACATTCGACAAATTATACTACGAACTGAAAAGTGAATTCATGCAGTGGTTGGTGAAACGCATGTGATGGTATCCATTAAGTGATCGATCGCTTGATCGGTCACGTAATGTCCGGTCGTGACCACTATTTCAAATTGAATGTTGCGCATCCACTTCATACTATACGTGCAGGATCAACTCCGTAGCACATCATTCTACACCGCTCTACTAGGCCTGGAACCCACGCTCAACGTACCGGGCATGACGGAGTTCGAACTTCCCGGTGGCAGCGTTCTGGGATTGATGCCGGAGAACGGAATTGCCAAGATCATCAGTGGGCCACTACCCCATCCTTCTACCGCTAATGGCACACCGAGATGTGAGTTGTACCTGGTAGGTACGGATCTTGTTGCTGCGTGCGAACGAGCCAAGCAAGCCGGAGCGCGGTTGATAGACGGAGCCAAAGACCGCGATTGGGGACATCGCACAGCATATTTCGTGGATCCGGATGGACATGTCATCGCGTTGGCATGTCAGATCGATCATTGATCGGGGTTTATACCAGTTCCTTGCGTCTTCCCTGACATTCGTCAGGGTAATACACGCAATAGCCCGGTACGTTTGTGTATTGCGCCCTTGAGGCGTACGCTACAATGCCATTGCAATCGATCACATCGATACGTGAATTGGTGCGCGAACTTTTGCGGCACCGGGACCGAAGTGAATTTGGAGAGATCCTAGCACGCTACAATGTTCCAATAAAGGACATTGCGCCCTATTTCCGCTGGAACAATAAACACTACACCCGCACCTGCATCCAACGGAACAATGACTTTGAACTTTTGGTGATCTGCTACGAACCCGGCCAAAGTACAAGCATCCATGATTATGACAGCCAAACGGCCTGGATACATGCTGTGAAGGGGGAGGTGGTGGAAGAACGTTTCATCTATACCGGTGACGGACTCCAAAGAACATGCGAATTGATGCTGCGACCAGGAGAAGATGACTCGCTCACCAATGGCTCCTCGATCCACCGGTTCATCAATAAAGGACCTGAACGTGCAATTACGTTGAATCTCTACGCAAAACCGATGAGCAAGTGGCGTGTCTACGATCCAGGCACGGGAGAAGCCACTATCGCACCAGCAGGTCCAGCGCCGTGAGCTTACCTGCGCCTGCTCTGCCTTATCTTTCCGGCATGAGCACCTCAAAGGCAAAGGTTCTGGACACGTTGGACATGGAACGGGTCGGTGGTCTACTGTTCCGAACCGCAGCGGAAGGACTGGTGGTTGTTGATCGCGCTGGGGTGATCGTAATGAACAACCCACGGCTCAATACCATGTTCGGATACGCGAATGATGAATTGAGCGGTAGAACAATAGAAATATTGATCCCTGATGCGATACGCGGACAACACAAGAACCATAGAGAAAAGTACAATGAAAGGCCAGTGGAACGTTACATGGGGATCAGAATGGAACTCAACGGGAAGCGCAAGGATGGAAGCATATTCCCCGTTGAGGTCAGTCTCAATCGCTTCAAAGTGGACGAAAAGCAGTATGCAATGGGGCTAGTGACCGATATTACGCTGCGGCACGAGGCAGGAGGTCGTGTTACGCAGGAGCAAACAGGAATTGGAAGAACTGGTACACCAGCGCACAGCGGAACTGAAGACCGCGGAATCAACTATTCGTGAAGCATTGGAAAAAGAGCGTGAACTGCATGCATTGAAGAGCAGGTTCGTGGCCATGGCAAGTCACGAATTCCGCACTCCGCTCAGCACGATGCGCAAGCAGTGTGGATCGATCGGCAGGTATACGGAAGAAGCCAGTGATGAGAAAGTGGACAAACACATTGGCCGGATACGGAACAAAGTGCGGGAGATGACCGCCATGTTGAACGAGTTCCTTTCACTGGAACGTATCGAGCAAGGGCAGGTACAATGCAATCCATCCACCTTCGACATTGTTGTCTCAGTATTGAATTGATCGAAGAATTGCGGCAATTGGCCAAACTGGGCCAAGCGTTGGATTATGACCACACGGCCGGAGAACGTACCGTATTATTGGACCGCCAGATGCTGAGCAATGTGATCGCCAACCTGGTGACCAATGCGATCGAATACTCACCGGAGAACAAACCCGTCAAATTATCCACTCAAGTTGAGCACGACCGATTGATCGTTACCGTACGCGATGGAGGCATGGGCATCCCTGAAGAAGATCAACAGCATCTATTCGAACGTTTCTTCCGTGGTAGCAACGCATCCACGATACAAGAACAGGACTTGGCCTAAATCTTGTGAAACGCTATTTGGAAATTCTCCAAGGCACGATCGACTTCAAAAGCGCACCTTGGCAATACACTGTTCACGGTCACCCTTCCGACAAAACTAGCTACCTGACACAATTCGTGAAGACCATACTATTGATAGAGGACGATGCCGACATGCGTGAGAACACCGCCGAGATATTGGAACTCGCGGACTACCGTGTATTGAAAGCGGAGAACAGGAGGCGCGGCGTGGAAATAGCCCGCGGAGGAATCACCCGATTCGATACTCTGCGACATCATGATGCCGGAACTCGATGGACATGGTGTACTGTACCTGTTGGGCCGCGATCCAGCAGCCGGCAGCCGAGATCCGTTCATCTTTCTCAGTGCAAAAGCAGAACGCAGCGATGTGCGAAAGGGGATGGAATTGGGTGCCGATGACACCTCACCAAACCATTCGAAGAGGGTGATTGCTCAATGCCGTAGAAGGGCGTTTGAAACGGAGCGATCTATTCCGCAAAGGCTTTGACAATGGCTTCGAAGGCCTGAACAAATTCATGGACAAGGCCCGCGGTCTGGAAGCGTTGAAGGATATAAGCAGCCATCGCAAAACGCGCAAGATCGCGAAGAAGGAAACCTTGTTCCATGATGGCGACGGATGCGCCAGCTCCCGTACATCGTAGCTGGGAAAGTGCGCACGTACAAGATGAACAACGACGGCAAGGTGGTGACGGGCCTCCACGGGATCGGTGATTTCGTGGGCTACATGGGACTTTTGGAGAACGGCCGTGCCATGGAGACCGCCGAAGCGTTGGAAGACTGCGAAGTTGCGCTGATCCCGTGCGAAGACCTCTTGGCCCTGCTGCATAAGGACCGTGATAGGCATCCGCTTCATCAAAATGCTCACGCACGATGTAAAAGGAAAGGAAAAGCACTTATTGCAACTTGCCTATGCCAGCGTTCGTCAGCGCGTTGCGCAAGCGCTGTTACGTGTGCATGACCGCTATGCGGAGGAGGACAAAGCAGACCTCGGCTTGCGCATAAGC
This genomic window from Flavobacteriales bacterium contains:
- a CDS encoding VOC family protein, producing MLRIHFILYVQDQLRSTSFYTALLGLEPTLNVPGMTEFELPGGSVLGLMPENGIAKIISGPLPHPSTANGTPRCELYLVGTDLVAACERAKQAGARLIDGAKDRDWGHRTAYFVDPDGHVIALACQIDH
- a CDS encoding cysteine dioxygenase family protein; translation: MPLQSITSIRELVRELLRHRDRSEFGEILARYNVPIKDIAPYFRWNNKHYTRTCIQRNNDFELLVICYEPGQSTSIHDYDSQTAWIHAVKGEVVEERFIYTGDGLQRTCELMLRPGEDDSLTNGSSIHRFINKGPERAITLNLYAKPMSKWRVYDPGTGEATIAPAGPAP
- a CDS encoding PAS domain S-box protein, which codes for MSTSKAKVLDTLDMERVGGLLFRTAAEGLVVVDRAGVIVMNNPRLNTMFGYANDELSGRTIEILIPDAIRGQHKNHREKYNERPVERYMGIRMELNGKRKDGSIFPVEVSLNRFKVDEKQYAMGLVTDITLRHEAGGRVTQEQTGIGRTGTPAHSGTEDRGINYS
- a CDS encoding sensor histidine kinase → MQSIHLRHCCLSIELIEELRQLAKLGQALDYDHTAGERTVLLDRQMLSNVIANLVTNAIEYSPENKPVKLSTQVEHDRLIVTVRDGGMGIPEEDQQHLFERFFRGSNASTIQEQDLA